The following coding sequences lie in one Bacteroidota bacterium genomic window:
- a CDS encoding DUF1543 domain-containing protein, with product MNDLNLFAVLLGGKIRKNHLMEDHNLVFVVAKDEVEARKLAKTKWDAEEVHVDGTQKLSMVDGYKINLEKTSGEEDEFQVNDNYSL from the coding sequence ATGAATGATTTAAATCTTTTTGCAGTTTTGTTAGGCGGAAAAATTAGAAAGAACCACCTTATGGAGGACCATAATTTAGTTTTTGTAGTAGCAAAAGACGAAGTTGAAGCTAGAAAACTGGCCAAAACAAAATGGGATGCAGAAGAGGTTCATGTAGATGGCACCCAGAAGCTAAGTATGGTTGACGGATATAAGATTAACCTTGAGAAAACATCCGGAGAAGAGGATGAATTTCAGGTAAATGATAATTATTCATTATGA
- a CDS encoding acyl-ACP thioesterase domain-containing protein — protein MKKIDDIYTKDWKVEFNDCYSNGRISYVTLSRFLQDTAGYHAEEGGFGMKEMVANNQSWVLTRFAMEIDNLPKLNDIVTVKSWISFVKGAFSNREYEVYTNNRLMARATSSWTVINFKKRIVETLKIDLHEARFNTDIATERAAERISLKDNFENVFNIRVRFSALDMVQHVSNLKYLDWTFDNVDHDKILKSRLKKITVNYIKELNLDDDVSVSTSFEGSTQIIKMDKNSDKTCFAAKMEWI, from the coding sequence ATGAAAAAGATAGACGACATATATACAAAAGACTGGAAAGTTGAATTTAACGATTGCTATTCAAATGGTAGAATAAGCTATGTAACACTTAGCCGTTTTTTACAGGACACCGCAGGATATCATGCCGAAGAAGGTGGATTTGGAATGAAAGAAATGGTTGCCAATAATCAGTCATGGGTATTAACCCGATTCGCTATGGAAATTGATAATTTGCCAAAGCTTAATGATATTGTGACTGTAAAATCATGGATAAGCTTTGTAAAAGGAGCTTTTTCCAACAGAGAATACGAGGTTTACACCAACAACCGGCTTATGGCAAGAGCCACATCGAGCTGGACAGTAATAAATTTTAAAAAGAGAATTGTTGAAACCCTGAAAATAGATTTGCACGAAGCAAGGTTTAATACAGATATAGCCACTGAAAGAGCTGCTGAAAGAATTAGTTTAAAAGATAATTTTGAAAATGTATTTAATATAAGGGTAAGATTTTCTGCTCTTGATATGGTTCAACACGTTTCGAACTTAAAATATTTAGACTGGACATTCGACAATGTTGACCACGATAAAATATTAAAAAGCAGATTGAAGAAAATAACGGTAAACTACATAAAAGAACTCAACCTCGATGATGATGTTTCTGTTTCAACATCTTTCGAAGGCAGCACCCAGATAATAAAAATGGATAAAAATTCGGATAAAACGTGTTTTGCAGCTAAGATGGAGTGGATATAA
- a CDS encoding GAF domain-containing protein yields MAEAALLDLIRYSKSPLVLVEYSGHIVVISDVLKKIISDKLPYESNLLEMFMHTPKLHREFLSMYNDGKIDVNNLPSEVHVDENTLIYLESYSKLNFEKQNLLLIKFEFRRESDDSFVNRFINSKNLFVHKAIPSLVYGIDENKIIALNKRGSDFMQLYRNEDDLLPENFTEEIENLVEIARVGELSSKVADLNFDGDMYSLKLECSAIDDGLKYFYISFEDISHIRRNEAIFKQEKKRLKNLTEVVPGVLFEFEVDNDELKFTFVSEGIKDILGLSAEHILNDSNLLFSRFDRMERARLHYFFLSLTEPERRVKNEFRINDSQQKSRWVTIDWNESYSENNVLTGTGYLRDISEKKNIKDEQLIHDKRKLLNEYFSLSLLRQPTIPLILNDLTKSLVERLNLQDTVIYLYNHNTGILEYGGGYIEPRRGSNRASYPKTLSPKAGVIGRVVKTQVSEVVANNSKDADYYYLNKPSLSEITVPIIFEGELLGIIDSENVRADFFKDEHLKIIMDVADNLAVRLIQKKRQEDNINFNSTLSTFYQEGKIFDWKVNFKTKKLNNSSVDYLLDIIGVDDKNEKIDIYENAFLLFDYVLSHDVGELMNYINNIRSNKSYSDFIEFRMITNSGEIKWLKLSASKVNVEGDDVESVEGALQDISDLKVLELENKGFELLLSSINVSQLELEKDYDFIKSLGVVGSALGVSRVVVSKFSVEDGVVNYNDSYRWISSSGIYQGTDDCFFKTFEVRDIVEKNTLWRKYYWDLAELDLNPEHKKYLRDHKIMSLLGFPLKTSQDNWGAIYFIVENKRRKWKDYEKNLLSAYATFIALKVQNRNLIEGLKLPDKEILD; encoded by the coding sequence ATGGCTGAAGCTGCATTATTAGACCTAATCAGATATTCCAAGTCTCCTTTGGTACTGGTTGAATATAGTGGTCATATAGTTGTAATATCTGACGTTTTAAAAAAAATCATTTCTGATAAGCTCCCTTACGAAAGTAATCTGCTCGAGATGTTTATGCATACCCCAAAGTTACATCGCGAGTTTCTGTCAATGTATAATGATGGTAAGATTGATGTTAATAATCTTCCCTCAGAAGTTCATGTAGATGAGAATACATTAATTTATTTAGAAAGCTATTCGAAACTTAACTTCGAAAAACAAAACCTTTTACTCATTAAATTTGAGTTTAGAAGAGAATCAGATGACTCATTTGTAAATAGATTTATTAATTCAAAAAATTTATTTGTTCATAAAGCAATCCCTTCATTGGTATATGGAATTGATGAGAATAAAATAATTGCATTAAACAAAAGAGGGAGTGATTTTATGCAGTTATATAGGAATGAAGATGATTTATTACCGGAAAATTTTACCGAAGAAATTGAAAATCTTGTAGAAATAGCAAGAGTAGGAGAGTTATCTTCAAAAGTTGCAGACCTTAATTTCGATGGTGATATGTATTCGTTAAAGTTAGAGTGTTCAGCAATTGATGACGGTCTGAAATACTTTTATATATCTTTCGAAGATATTTCGCACATTCGCAGAAATGAAGCGATTTTCAAACAGGAAAAGAAACGATTAAAAAACCTAACAGAAGTTGTTCCGGGAGTATTATTTGAATTTGAAGTAGATAATGATGAGCTGAAGTTTACTTTTGTTTCGGAGGGTATTAAGGATATTTTAGGTCTTTCGGCAGAACATATTTTGAACGATTCAAACCTGTTGTTTAGTCGTTTCGACCGTATGGAAAGAGCTCGATTGCATTACTTTTTTCTGTCTTTGACGGAACCGGAACGTCGTGTGAAAAATGAATTTAGGATTAATGATAGTCAGCAAAAGTCAAGGTGGGTGACAATTGATTGGAATGAGTCTTATTCGGAAAATAATGTTTTAACGGGAACAGGGTATTTAAGAGATATTTCCGAAAAGAAAAATATTAAGGATGAGCAACTTATACACGATAAGAGGAAGCTGTTAAACGAGTATTTTTCTCTGAGTCTGTTAAGACAACCAACTATTCCGCTTATTTTGAATGATCTGACGAAATCATTAGTTGAAAGGCTCAATCTTCAGGATACAGTTATTTATTTGTATAATCACAATACCGGCATTCTTGAGTATGGTGGAGGTTATATTGAACCGCGTAGAGGCAGTAATAGGGCCAGTTATCCCAAAACTCTTTCACCTAAAGCAGGTGTAATTGGCAGGGTTGTTAAAACACAGGTATCCGAAGTTGTAGCTAATAATTCAAAGGATGCGGATTACTACTATCTGAATAAGCCTTCATTATCAGAGATAACAGTTCCGATAATATTTGAAGGAGAGCTATTGGGAATAATTGATTCTGAAAATGTCAGAGCTGATTTTTTCAAGGATGAACATCTTAAAATAATAATGGACGTTGCTGATAATTTGGCTGTAAGGCTTATTCAGAAAAAACGACAGGAAGATAATATAAACTTTAACTCCACTCTAAGTACATTTTATCAGGAGGGAAAAATATTTGACTGGAAAGTTAATTTTAAGACTAAAAAACTTAACAATTCCAGTGTAGATTATTTATTAGATATTATTGGAGTTGATGATAAAAATGAAAAAATAGATATTTACGAAAATGCGTTCCTTTTGTTTGACTATGTATTAAGTCATGATGTTGGCGAGTTGATGAACTACATAAATAATATTAGAAGCAATAAGTCTTATTCTGATTTTATTGAATTTAGAATGATCACAAATTCAGGTGAAATTAAATGGCTGAAACTTTCTGCTTCGAAAGTAAATGTTGAAGGAGATGATGTGGAGAGTGTAGAAGGAGCTTTACAGGATATATCGGATTTGAAGGTCTTAGAGTTAGAAAATAAAGGATTCGAATTGCTCTTATCATCAATTAATGTTTCGCAGCTGGAACTAGAAAAAGATTATGATTTTATAAAGTCATTAGGTGTTGTTGGAAGTGCTCTTGGTGTATCCAGAGTAGTTGTATCCAAGTTTTCAGTCGAAGATGGGGTGGTAAATTATAATGACAGTTACCGCTGGATTAGCAGTTCCGGAATTTATCAGGGAACAGACGATTGTTTCTTTAAAACTTTTGAAGTTAGAGATATTGTAGAAAAAAATACTTTATGGCGAAAGTACTATTGGGACCTGGCAGAACTGGATTTAAATCCGGAGCATAAAAAATATTTGAGAGACCATAAAATAATGTCTCTTTTGGGCTTCCCACTAAAAACATCACAGGATAATTGGGGTGCTATATATTTTATAGTAGAAAACAAAAGGAGAAAGTGGAAAGATTATGAAAAAAATCTGTTGAGTGCATATGCCACTTTCATTGCTTTAAAGGTTCAAAATAGAAATCTTATTGAGGGACTGAAATTGCCGGATAAAGAGATTTTGGATTGA
- a CDS encoding iron ABC transporter permease: MIFEKKVEPKILILISLLILFIFLDVFLGSVKFSLKEFVSVLLDYEEQSHPKSLIIWSYRIPKMLTSLVAGMALPLSGLLMQTIFRNPLSGPFVLGISSGAGLGVAFTIMMSSAVGVSLPLIFSNINTVLAGTIGAGLVMAIILYVSERVRNLSTLLIVGVMIGSFSSAIIGVLQYFSTQQELKNYIIWTMGSLGSSEWSEILLLYTLLILSVLVVLWISKGLNAITIGENYAYTLGINVNVVRRITLIVASVLAGGVTAIVGPVAFIGLAVPHIAKSMLSTMDHGRLIPYTMLLGGVLMLFFDILTQFIIADQVIPINIITSLFGAPFVIAVVMRRSRKLSY, translated from the coding sequence ATGATTTTTGAGAAAAAGGTAGAACCTAAAATATTAATACTTATATCTCTGTTGATTCTGTTTATCTTTTTGGATGTTTTTCTGGGAAGTGTAAAATTTAGTCTAAAAGAGTTTGTAAGTGTACTTTTGGATTATGAGGAGCAGTCGCATCCTAAATCTTTGATTATCTGGAGTTATCGGATTCCAAAAATGCTCACTTCTCTTGTAGCCGGAATGGCTTTGCCTTTAAGTGGATTACTAATGCAAACAATATTTCGAAATCCTTTGTCGGGGCCATTTGTCCTGGGTATTAGTTCAGGAGCCGGATTAGGTGTGGCTTTCACAATAATGATGAGTTCGGCTGTAGGAGTAAGTCTTCCATTAATTTTCTCAAATATCAATACTGTATTAGCAGGTACTATAGGTGCCGGACTCGTAATGGCAATTATTCTTTATGTATCAGAGAGAGTTAGAAACCTGAGTACTCTATTGATAGTAGGGGTAATGATAGGGAGTTTTTCTTCTGCCATTATTGGAGTATTGCAATATTTCAGTACCCAGCAGGAGTTGAAAAATTACATTATTTGGACTATGGGGAGTTTGGGAAGTTCTGAATGGTCGGAAATCCTCCTGCTCTACACTTTGTTGATTTTAAGTGTATTAGTTGTTTTGTGGATATCAAAAGGATTAAATGCAATTACAATAGGAGAGAATTATGCTTATACATTAGGAATAAATGTAAATGTTGTCAGAAGGATTACCCTTATTGTTGCTAGTGTTTTGGCCGGTGGAGTTACTGCCATTGTAGGACCTGTTGCATTTATTGGGCTGGCAGTTCCCCATATTGCAAAATCGATGTTAAGTACGATGGATCACGGTAGGTTGATACCTTATACAATGTTGTTAGGTGGAGTGTTAATGTTGTTCTTCGATATATTAACACAGTTTATTATAGCAGATCAGGTTATACCGATAAATATTATAACCTCTTTGTTTGGGGCTCCTTTTGTAATAGCAGTGGTGATGAGGAGAAGTAGAAAATTATCTTATTAA
- the miaA gene encoding tRNA (adenosine(37)-N6)-dimethylallyltransferase MiaA, whose protein sequence is MSNKLITIIGPTAIGKTSLSIDIANHFGCDILSCDSRQFYKELLIGTAPPSPEEQALAPHHFIHDRSIFDDYSVGDYENDAIELLDKIYIEKDKAVLIGGSGLYVDAVLKGFDNFPDLPEEIRPQLQKDLDEKGLAFLQEKLKELDPEYYGIVDIQNHQRVIRALEVCIGTGKTFTEFRVRENKKRNFEPIKIGLNIDREKLYERINLRVDLMMEAGLLEEAEKMYRHKHLNSLQTVGYRELFKYFDGNHDLDFAVSEIKKNTRRFAKRQLTWFRKDKEIKWFEPNQKDEIIEYIEKMLAS, encoded by the coding sequence ATGTCGAATAAATTAATAACAATAATAGGTCCGACTGCAATTGGCAAAACATCTTTAAGCATTGATATTGCTAATCATTTTGGGTGCGATATTCTTTCTTGCGATTCAAGACAGTTTTATAAAGAACTACTTATAGGTACAGCACCGCCATCACCGGAAGAACAGGCTTTGGCTCCGCATCATTTTATACATGACAGATCAATTTTCGATGATTACAGTGTTGGTGATTATGAAAATGATGCTATTGAATTATTGGACAAGATTTACATAGAAAAGGATAAGGCAGTTTTAATAGGCGGATCAGGGCTTTATGTTGATGCGGTTTTGAAAGGTTTCGATAATTTTCCGGATTTACCGGAAGAAATCAGACCTCAACTACAAAAGGATCTCGATGAAAAAGGCCTGGCGTTTCTTCAGGAAAAATTAAAAGAACTAGACCCCGAATACTACGGCATTGTTGATATTCAAAATCACCAAAGAGTAATAAGGGCTTTGGAAGTATGTATTGGAACCGGGAAAACATTCACTGAATTCAGAGTCAGAGAAAATAAAAAAAGAAACTTCGAACCGATTAAAATCGGGTTAAACATTGACCGTGAAAAACTTTACGAAAGGATAAACCTCAGAGTTGATTTGATGATGGAAGCCGGCTTACTGGAAGAAGCCGAAAAAATGTACCGGCACAAGCACCTTAACAGTTTGCAAACCGTTGGATATCGCGAACTGTTCAAATATTTCGATGGTAATCATGATTTGGATTTTGCTGTTTCTGAAATTAAAAAGAACACACGTCGTTTTGCAAAAAGACAATTAACATGGTTTAGGAAAGACAAGGAAATTAAGTGGTTCGAGCCTAATCAGAAAGATGAGATTATAGAATATATCGAGAAAATGCTGGCATCATAG
- a CDS encoding ABC transporter ATP-binding protein, whose protein sequence is MIELRDLRIGYESKKSSTLVLDNINARLERGKLTCFLGRNGAGKSTLLKTVLGVLNPLKGDILINGKDIREISAADRARKISAVLTDVVRTEHINVEEFVSLGRIPHTNWRGSITKRDLELIDESIRICEIEDIRHNIINELSDGQLQKVNIARAICQDTDLILLDEPTAHLDVSNKFKVFEILRKLAIDYNKSIFIITHDIELAFQNADMLWVIDDEGNMLSGVAEDLLLDKKVVESFLTSNFEFDYISGKFLYKRESRISFVLKGDDESVYWTKQALYKNGYGVDIDSKYTLEIDRVNEKKVWSLSEEDVKIAEYKSIKELIGSLNKLFFPEFN, encoded by the coding sequence ATGATAGAATTAAGGGATCTGAGAATAGGTTATGAGTCGAAGAAGTCTTCCACATTAGTACTGGATAATATAAATGCCAGGCTGGAAAGGGGGAAACTTACATGTTTTTTGGGACGAAATGGTGCCGGGAAATCTACTTTATTAAAAACTGTTTTAGGAGTACTGAACCCTTTGAAGGGTGATATTTTAATTAACGGTAAAGATATAAGAGAAATATCTGCTGCCGACAGGGCCAGGAAAATTTCAGCAGTATTAACCGATGTTGTACGTACTGAACATATTAATGTAGAGGAATTTGTTTCTTTGGGAAGGATTCCACATACTAACTGGCGGGGTAGTATCACTAAAAGAGATTTAGAGCTAATTGATGAATCAATCAGAATTTGTGAAATTGAGGATATTCGTCATAACATTATTAATGAACTTTCTGATGGACAGTTGCAGAAAGTAAATATTGCAAGAGCAATATGTCAGGATACAGATTTAATTTTACTGGATGAGCCAACTGCTCATCTGGATGTTTCAAATAAATTTAAAGTTTTCGAAATTCTTAGAAAATTAGCTATTGACTATAATAAATCTATCTTCATTATTACCCATGATATAGAGCTAGCCTTTCAAAATGCCGATATGCTTTGGGTAATAGATGATGAAGGTAATATGCTAAGTGGTGTTGCCGAAGATCTTTTACTCGACAAAAAGGTTGTAGAATCATTTTTGACATCAAATTTTGAGTTCGATTACATTAGCGGTAAGTTTCTTTATAAACGAGAATCCCGTATTTCGTTTGTTTTAAAAGGAGATGATGAGAGTGTTTATTGGACAAAACAAGCTCTTTATAAGAATGGTTATGGCGTAGATATTGATTCTAAATACACACTTGAAATTGACAGGGTAAATGAAAAAAAAGTTTGGAGTTTATCTGAAGAGGATGTGAAGATTGCAGAATACAAATCAATTAAAGAACTGATAGGGAGTTTAAATAAATTGTTTTTTCCTGAGTTTAATTGA